aatgtactATCCTTTGAAGGctcatttgatttaaaaagtgGCCAATTTgtcccaaggccaacatcattctaaatggagaaaaattgaaagcattccctctacaaacaggaacaagatagggatgcccaccttgaccacttctattcaacctaGGCTTAGAattctctagccagagcaaaaggcaaaagcaaagaataaaagggatatgaataggaaaaggagaactaaAACTAGctctatttgctgacaacatgattctatatttagaatactcaaaaaactctaccagaaaaatTGTAAAACTTATAAGTGAATCCAGCAAAGTAGTAAAATTAAAACTCATAAATAATTGCATTTCTATATTCCAATGACAAATCAGCTGAacgagaaattaagaaaaccatcTCATTCACGATAGcctctaaaagaaataaaagagttgggaatcaatctaacaaaagaggagaaagatgtctacaatgaaaattacagaaaactaaAGCAAGAAATTGAGActggccttagaagatggaaaggcctcccatgttcttggataagcagaatcaatattgtcaaaatcaccatactaccaaaagcactatacagattcaatgcaatttccatcaaaactCTGATGactttttcatgaaaatagaaaaagtagtcataaaattcatttggaaaaataagaggttcagaatagtcaaaataatccttagtgaaaaaagtaaagcaggaggcatcacaacaccaaaCCTAAAATTAAACTGTAGAGCtatcataacaaaaacagcatggtatcggcaccaaaacaagcaaacaaccaatgaaacagaatagaggacacagagacaaacccacaaaaatacagttatctcatactagacaaaggtgccaatagcatacattgaagaaaagatagcctcttcaacaaatagtgctgggaaaactggaaatccatgtgcagtggaatgaaatttaacccctatctttcaccctgaataaaactcagctcaaagtggacACAGGATCAAAGACCTAGATATTAGATCAGAAACCTCGCACAtactaggagaaaatataggcccaacactccaacatatcgactcaggaactgacttccttaacacaaCTCtgaaagcataagaagtaaaatcaataatcaataaatgggatggcatcaaactaaaaagcttcttcacagcaaaggaagcaatcaagagcatgaagacagagcctacagaatgggagaaaatctttgctacctgtacctcagagtattaatctccaggatatataaagaactcaaaaaacttaaaaccaaaaaccTCCCAAATAACCCAAacgataaatgggcaaaggaattgaacatgtacttcacagaagaaaaaatatgaatggtcaacaaatatatgaaaaaatgttcaacatcactagcaattagagaaatgcaaattaaaatcactgagatttcatctcactccagtcagaatggtaatgatgaagaatacaagtaacaataaatgttggtcaggatgtggggaaagggcatactcatacatcgctggtgggactgcaaattggtgcaaccactttggaaagcagtatggaaagtcctcagaaattttggaatggaaccaactttgacctagttatcccactccttggcatatacccaaaggactgaaaatcagcatagtacatcaatgtttatagcagctcaattcacaatagtgaagctatggaaccagcctaggtgcccttcaacagatgaatgaatgaagaaaatgtggtacatatacacaatggaatatgactcagccataaagaagaataaaattatgaatgggtctggagaatatcatgctaagtgaaataagccagtccccccaaaccaaaagtcaaatgttttctctgttatgtggaagctaacccacaataaggaggTGGGGGCGAAGGGAAGAAGTGCAGCAGAAttgacaatggggaatggagggaagggagcaggtataggaaaaggaaagatagtggaatgactCAGACATAGTATGAGTTTCTTTTATAAGacatgaattttatgttatgatAATTTCTTCATGCATCTCTTGTCTCTTTATTCCGAAGGTTGTACACTagtttagaaatgaaatgttgaaaattaCAATGCCTATTAGATTCCATATTCATGCCATGAAGATAGCCTCACATATATCATCATTATCATAAAAGAATAAAGCCAATGCCAAGTTGGAGTCACAGAAGCAAGTCTTTTGTTGCACATCTGCTTAATGAACCCCTAATAAAGCTCCCAGAATCAAAACCTAAGGTCCCTGATGTGGAGGAAGGGAATCATAACAGCATATAATTCAGGGGCGAGCAGATGAATCTTAtcactggtgctggggatcaggtGAGAGCCAGCAGAAGTCCTGGTGAGTAAACTGTGAGTTTCCCAAAGGCTTTTTGTAGGAGGTACTGATGTAAGatcagaaatgaacaaaaaccaaatatttatcaaatgattaATAACTTGGCATAGTAGTAGTTGTAAGGGACTGTGACGGCAGCAAAGCCACCATCCAATGCCGTAATTGCCAGGAGGAAGAAAGTGGTCAAACAGCTGATGTCAGGCATGAACTTggtcaaaatgaagaaattgtaAGCATTTTAGGTACAGTGGAGGGGATggcagatatttatttatttatttttgtttaagaagagttttactaatattttaatatttaatatttaatattttaatattttagtaaagTTACAGCAAGGGATTTAAAAGGCAGACTGTCAGGCTGGAACAGGCTAATTaagtagttttcttctttttctttttgtactgggtattgaagccaggagcccttaaccactgagccacatcgtcagccattttaaaaaatattttttagagacagggttttgctaagttgcttaggacctcattaagttgctgacgctggctttgaacttgaaatcctcctgcatcagcatcctgagtctctggaatttcaggcatgcaccactgtgctgggcatCAAAGGATTACGAGTAAAATATCACACAGActtatgggatttttaaaaataactaccagatccagaaaataaattacatttgaaaGATTAAATCTGTGTTAGCACCTACACTATCTCTGAAAGTAAAACTTTTAACTGCTTCATTCTCTCCTAATATATTTCTTAACTTTCTCCAAACAAACACTAGGAATATGCAGGCAAAATAATAGCTAGAAATACTGACTCAGACTTTGGAGTTTAACTTTAAAGTCACTTAACTTACTTGAACCAATCATGATTTCTGTGTGCTGAATAATGTGTATGAGGAATCTATGAATGATAAGGTGGTCTATAGGTTTAAAAATTAGTAACATAAAGTCTTATTCCTATCAATTTTTCCTCCTAAGTAATAtaacaaaaccataaaatatttattatacttgCTTATTACACATTCAGAGAAACAGTAGGGACATATGTATTTGATGATTTGGCAATCACTTTATTGTACTTATTTGTGTAATGAGCAAGTAACACATACCACATCTTTCCAACATTCAAGGTAATTCAATAATAGCATAAAAGTCTCCAAAGAGAAATACTAGAAATTGCATTAAGTACTACTTTAATTACATATAacttataataaaacaaataacattatcaattatttttcaatgagCTTTGCTTTGAGAAACAACAACAGAAAtcaatcttaaaatttaaatcatggCAAAACTGATAGTTCTTTGAaatctggaaaatggagaaaaaaaagaacaatacagAAAAGATATTTCAGCTGCTAGTGTGGTAATTTTctgtattgttcttttttttctcccaggaATTTATCTTTAAAGTGATTGGTTTAGGAGATTGATTAAACAGCCCACACTAGATGTTCAAGTCTAATGAGAAGTGACTTAAATGTTGACTGAGTCCCTCTAATTTTTGCTTAATATAAGGCAATATTGTATAATTATGATGATTCAAGTTGCTGTTTGTGTAGGAGTTAATCATATTTGATTATTCATGATTTAGATAGGGCagatgttctgtttctttttgtagggaaggaaactgaggcctagaggtTTAAATTAGTTGTTTGAGGTTGCACAATTCTTGAATGACTGAAGAGCAAGTTGAACTTCAGCATATTGTGAGCTGGCTGGCATAGttactatgattttttaaagttgcttGTACAGTCTTCCATAtgctagtcagtttttcttttcttttttttttttggtaaccgAGACACTTTATTTTTGGTCTTCTTCCCTCTGTTCTACTTCCTTTCCAGTTTGTCATGCTTTGTTGAAAGACCCTGATTTTGTTTATTATCCATCTTTGgtctattttaaaagcaaaactattTTGTATACTTAATCTTACGTTGGAGGGATTTGCATATTGTAAGGTTAAATGCAAAAGCAAGATGGGGAGAAGTCTATGTAGcatgatttgatttttataagaCAAACAACCCAAACCCCTGAatatatgataataaatatttatatataattagaaGCATGGAGTATAAGCACGCACTTATACTAAGTATAAGTACATCCTGGATTATCAGTGTTGTTTATCTAGCAAAGATGGAAGGTAGTGGAGTAAGAAATAGACTGAAGGAAAAAGTGATGGTGGTGGGGAATAGCAGGGAATAAACAAAGGAATTACTAGAACAGTCTGTACAGTGtcccactgatttttttaaaatttttttttagttgtagatggtcatagcacctttattttacttattcatttttatgtggtactgagggtcaaacccagtgactcatgcatgccaggcaagggttttacctgctgagccacaaccccagcctaatatttatgatttttatattgagaaaagagcaagctattttttttttattgtgggcAAAAAAACTAGTGCATAAGTCTTCCTTAAACAGAAGGTGTCAGCATGTCCCTtgagttaaaaaagaaagttaaatattgAATGCATAAAAATCAGGTTAAATACACAAGGTACAGTTCAAATTATGTGATTCTGGCTCAGAGGAAAATAAGTTCTGAGTACAATGCTTTAAATATCAGCATAATATTTGCACTTTGATATCCTTTGAAGATTAGTTTTTATATTGGGATACcaaatgacattttcttattGCACCCTATTTCTCTTTACATCTACCTATGTACCTGTATCTATTTGTTGAACTGGTAATCTGTTATGTTTCAGAGCCTTATTGTTCTGATGAAGGATATCCATTAATAAATCAGTGGTCAATTGTGAATCATGTTGGACACACCGCCAAGTGGACACATTCTGGGAACACTTCTATTTTGTGTGATATATTGGTACACGGAGAGTGACCAGCTATATGCATTGTCACCCATTAGTACTCCGGGCTTTTATTTGTGCCATTCTTCTAATTGCTCCACAGCAACTGTAATTCTTTGTTTGTAGAGCAACTTGCTTTATCTACCATGGGTTTATGAGCCCCACAGGGAAGGAGATAGTGtcttattcattcataaattcacttataaatcatgaaataaataatttaatcacTATCTCATGCCTAGAATATTGaatatgtctattttttaaaaatgactaagtGACCATGGAGGaagataacataaaaattataagaaaaaaagccACTTTCAATTTTTCATAGTTTACTTATTCTTATGGGTCATCAGAGGAGGAAAACATTTTCCCTTTGTCCCAACACAGAGAACTTGAGTGAGATGACACCAAGATTTCaccagatttcttattttttcattttctatcaaTAATCAGCCCTGTTCCTGGTTTCTCAAAcaattttgaagaaatgtttctctggttttaattttataatggtacagttctagaagtttttaaaaaaattcttacattaaatgctattttaatgtATGTTTCAATGCAATTAATTGCAcataaaagaaatctaaaaaatataaaagcatatataGTGAAAATGTGTCTCTTTCCTCAAAGTAATCATTGTTACTagtttctcctcctccctcaacctcctttcttttttttggtacctggggtTTGAAACCAGGAGTGTTcaactactgagacacatcccaacctgttttcaaatttttattttaagggagggtcttgctaagtttctgaggctggttttgaacttgaaattgtcctgcctcagcctctcaagtcctGGTTACCAATATGTGCCACCGTGCCCCACttcttctatctctctctcttttttctgcaAGAACATGTTATGCATTATGAACATAAATACATGCATATCTGTATAGTCTTTCTTCATTAAGGAGCCCAGGATAAAGATTTCCTtcatcttgcttttcttttaacaATTTGTCTTAGGGATAATTTTCACATGTACAGAGcctcatttaaaagttttatagttttctgtttCATGGGTATTCAATAATTCACCTAATTAATCCTTAATTAATGGGAACTTAGATGGTTCCAATTATTTGCTCTTAGAAACAGCAGTCAATATTCTTGCATGTGTGCCACTTTTCTTGTGTTTATACACTGTAAGATAAATATCTAAGAGTGAAATTGCACTTGAAAGGGAACTCCATTTAATTTGATAGATATCTGGAAAATGTCCTCTCTAGAAACTGTGCCAATTTATGTCTTTCTCAAGGACCTGGGAAGGTGTCTTTGACATGTAATCATCAAGGAAGACACAGCTTCCATTTCCAAGTTTCTGTGGGAGGGAAGGAGCCTGACTCTGGTGGGCTAACTTCCAAGTTGTCAATCAATTTATTGGATTGTCCATGCTGAATACTGAATTCTGGTTTATTGctttttcaataaaatactggaaGTTTTCTGTGTTGacagatttgtttttaattttatttccccaatGAGTttgactaaattttttaaattgatgactttatcatttgtaaaatttgtacatatttcaGAAAACTGGTAGCCCACACAttctagaaaataataaagaaattaaaaatacataaataagtaaaatgaataaaataaaaaataaataactcaaataataaataaataaataaaatatgtaaaaaaccAATATGAACAATTTTCTGAATGACatcagttaattttctttttaaagagaagataaaatcatactaagtgagaaaagccaatctcaaaaaaccaaagggcgaatgatctcactgataagtggatgatgacacataatggggggtgggagggaggcaagaatggaggaaggagggactgtatagagggaaaagaggggtgggaggggtgcggggaaggaaaaaaataacagaatgaatcaaacaccattaccctatgtaaatgtatgattacacaaatggtatgcctctatttcatgtacaaacagagaaacaagttgtatcccatttgtttacaataaaaaataaataaataaaaaagtagatgAAATCAGAATCACAATCTTTTAAACAGACTCTTAAGGTAATATCCCCAGTAATTTCTTCACTGCACATTTCATATCAGTGTTCCTCAGACTATATATGACAGGATTAATGAGAGGAGTAAGACAGAATAAAACAGAGTCACAATCTTCTGCATCCCAGCTTCATGCTCAGATGTTGAACTCACATACATAACCATTACTGAGCCATAGAAGAGTGAGACCACagccaggtgagacccacaggtggagaaggcctttcTTTTTCCAGCTGCTGATGGAACCTTCAATACAGCTTTGAGGATGAGGACATAAGACCCCATGATGAAGAGAAAGGGGATAAATAAAAGTAGGGAGCTTAAGGTGGAGCTTGTCAACTCTATAACATGGTTTCTGGAACATGTAAGGGCTAACAAAGGACCTGGATCACACAGGAAGTGGTCAATAATCCTGGATCCACAGAAGGACATCTGGGAAATGACAATGATTGGAATCAGGAACCAGAGGAAACCAAGTGCCCAGTAGGTGGCCACCAGGATGTTGCAGAGATGCCCAGTCATAAGAGTAGGGTAGTGTAGGGGCCTACAGATGGCCAGATACCGATCAAATGCCGTAACTGCCAGGAAAAAGCATTCTGCAGAGcccaaggagaagaagaaatagaactgGAGGAAGCACCCAGAGAAGGAGATGGCCTTGGTATCAGACAGGAAGTTGGCCAGCATGTTGGGGACCATGGAGGTGACATACCAGATCTCCAAGAAGGAGAAGTTGGCCAGCAGGaggtacatgggggtgtggagtcTCTGATCCCAGTGCACAGCACAGATGATGGAACCATTGCCCATGAGGGTCAGGAGGTAGACAGTGGAGAAGAGCACAAAGAGGAGGATCTGCTCCTCCCTGAGCCCAGGGAAGCCCAGGAGGATGAAGCCAGTGATGGTGCTGGAGTTGCTGGGGGAGCTGAAGGATTTCATGTCTGTGAGCTGTAACAGCACCTGCAATTACCAAACAATAGTGCAGAGACAAATAACAACCCAGATGTTATTTATTCATCTTCAGAAATGCAATAAACATTTATACAGCAATAGACAGCTTTTTCTCTAATCCTGAAATATTGTCCTGTTTAATGACATTAGAAGTTAGTGGGTATCACTGAATAGACAGAGTTTTCTTTACTTAAATGTATGGAAACATGcatagtatataaatatatagcttAATAagttattataaagaaaacacCACTGCAACTACCACTGAGCTCAAGAAATAGCACATCACTTATACCTGAACTCTCCCCTCATGCTCCATGTCAATCAATATCTCTGCTTCTCTGCTACAGTTTTGACACTCTTCTTTCCTTATGGTGgttgcttccttgtttttctgtATAATTTATAAACTAAGTATGTACTCCTAAACaatgttcttgtttttttccctgtttttataCTTTGCACAAATGAAACTGCACTTTTGGACTTTGGGCTGTTTCTTTCGTTTGTCAGTAAGTTTGTGAAATTCATGTTGTTACATGTTTGTGCAGGTGGTCCATTTTCACTGCACTATACAATTACATTGTATGAATAAGTGACCacttatttaatcattccacTGTTGAAAGCTTTATTTCCAGTTATTGTTATGATTTGAGTCTTAAGGAGCGATGTTACTTTTGCCATATAGTTCATCTTTCCTGGTTCACTTGTAAATGCACTTGTGTAGGGACAGCGTGCCTTCTACTCTGGTAGATTAAGGTACACAGTTGTCCATCGATTATTGCACTGTTCTCCACTCTCATCAGAGTGGCAGTACATCAGAGATTAGATTATCCATGTTCTCCTCTAATGCTCAGGTCTATGTGAGAGCCTGGGGAATGTCATGTAGACTGAACTGCATTTTAAcaacttctctccttttctttcttctagtgGCCATGGGGAACACTCTCTCCCTGGCAGTATTTCTTTAGGAGTAGGTGGTCCCATCAAAACTGCTCCATTGTCAAGAGAAACTATTACAGGAATGATAAAGAAAACAGTTGCCAACCCTGGGTTAGGAGAACAGTGGAATGCAGAATAAAATTTTCAGCCACTCTGGGAAGTTCATTATCCATTTTCATGAGCCTTGTGATCAGTCCTATGATTTAAACCAGGTATTTCCTTACTGTACCTGTTTCTTTTCCTACATGCCTCTACCAAGAGTTCTTTGAATTGGTTCACTCAGGAACATCTTCCTGTACAGCAAGATTTAAATATCACTTTGCCATGGGCTTAATGTCAATTTTCCTGAGAAGTTACTTTATTAGAAGTGACTGGGAATTAACTGAATGCTTTACACCTAGAGAATTTCcaataattattcataaaatgaatgaataaatgcagtCTTTCAGTTCCCAAAGAAATATATCTATTTGAGTCAAAACTGATTCAAATTGTTTGGCTGTGGAAGAGGGGACATTTGGGACTATTTGGAATCACTTGTTTCTTTGCGATAGTTAACTAGCTTATTGATTCATGCTATTTGCAGTCTACCAATTTCAGGAGTAaaacattcaaattaattttaggaagtAACTGCCTCTCACTCTTGTTAAAACAGTTCTCCGGCCCTTGATGGCAGTTGTAGTGGAGGGACAGAATCAGCCTTAATTTCTTCTTgttgaaacagattttttttattttctgggtagAGAAGGTAAATTTGCAAAGTCCATTGTTTCTTATCCCATTTATACCAAATGTGGAAACTGTCATTATTGATTTAATTTAAGGA
The Sciurus carolinensis chromosome 2, mSciCar1.2, whole genome shotgun sequence DNA segment above includes these coding regions:
- the LOC124977411 gene encoding olfactory receptor 11G2-like, which translates into the protein MKSFSSPSNSSTITGFILLGFPGLREEQILLFVLFSTVYLLTLMGNGSIICAVHWDQRLHTPMYLLLANFSFLEIWYVTSMVPNMLANFLSDTKAISFSGCFLQFYFFFSLGSAECFFLAVTAFDRYLAICRPLHYPTLMTGHLCNILVATYWALGFLWFLIPIIVISQMSFCGSRIIDHFLCDPGPLLALTCSRNHVIELTSSTLSSLLLFIPFLFIMGSYVLILKAVLKVPSAAGKRKAFSTCGSHLAVVSLFYGSVMVMYVSSTSEHEAGMQKIVTLFYSVLLLSLILSYIV